The Vigna unguiculata cultivar IT97K-499-35 chromosome 11, ASM411807v1, whole genome shotgun sequence genomic sequence atttatacaattttttttttttttgtatatcaGGATTAACTTGGAAAGCATAGAATTTAAAGCAAGAAACATGTCTTGGCTGGATCAGTGCACAACAGTGAGAGGAAGTAATATAGATTCCCACTACATAGTAAATGCCAACGACTATGAAATGACAgaatatgaaagggttgggCATCAACATCTTCCACTCTCATCTACTTCTTCACTTGCTCCTCGTAATGCAAGGCACACTGCAACTGCCATCCCCTTGGTACCAAGATTTGGGTTGCAAggtaaaatttatgttttgaatgtGGTATTTCAAATCAAGAAATAATGATTGTGAAATTTGTAAAACAATTCTTTAAACGTGTTTCTGAAATTCTGACTACTGCCCGTGTTCTCCAGTTCCAACTCCTCCATTAGAGAATGTAAGAGTGAGTCCCCGAAGATATCATGAAACAGCGGGAAGTAGAAGCAGCCACAGACATCCCCATACGTTGTACCCTTCCTTTTATTATTACTCCATCCACTTTGATTATCCATTACGTCTTGTTCCATCGTATACACTTCCAACAAATCCTTCAACCTCTTCCTCAATGCCCATACAACATGCACCATTTGCACATCACTCTCAACCTCTTAGACACAACATGGACATTCAGGACATGTCATATGAGGACATTCAGAACATGTCATATGAGGCAAGCATATATGTTTTATGAATGTGATTGGCTATGAGTTCTACCATGCTAAAACATTAGTCACtgtcaaaaattttatttgctaATTCTTCCGAATTTGACAACAGGATCTTCTTGACTTAGCTGAACGAATTGGCAAGGTAGACACGGGTTTGCCTGATGAAATTATTGCAAGACAAATGAAGACAGAAACTTATCAACCTCCTAATCACTTGGAAGAGGCAACGTCTCAGGAACAAGAAATTGATCTTTGCGTGATATGTCAGGTTTGAATTCATGCACAATTGCTTATTTCCTAGGATACTAGTTCATTCCAGTTTTGTTATGCTATTAATTGGAATACGTGTATACATCATTTCACAGGATGAATATAAGATCCAAGAATCAATTGGAATTCTTCAATGCGGACATCGATACCACACAGATTGTATAACCACATGGTTACATGAGAAAAATGAGTGTCCCATCTGCAAATCAAAAGCATTGAATATAGAATAGAAGTGCCACCAAAATCAC encodes the following:
- the LOC114170306 gene encoding RING finger protein 44-like, yielding MALHSPCTTLFSRFWQPRRDSRWRRRRYGQQRRGGQRLSWWLAAILCKNIAATFVGIHLLFLRKGIWFGNEGKTWINLESIEFKARNMSWLDQCTTVRGSNIDSHYIVNANDYEMTEYERVGHQHLPLSSTSSLAPRNARHTATAIPLVPRFGLQVPTPPLENVRVSPRRYHETAGSRSSHRHPHTLYPSFYYYSIHFDYPLRLVPSYTLPTNPSTSSSMPIQHAPFAHHSQPLRHNMDIQDMSYEDIQNMSYEDLLDLAERIGKVDTGLPDEIIARQMKTETYQPPNHLEEATSQEQEIDLCVICQDEYKIQESIGILQCGHRYHTDCITTWLHEKNECPICKSKALNIE